One part of the Macrobrachium nipponense isolate FS-2020 chromosome 38, ASM1510439v2, whole genome shotgun sequence genome encodes these proteins:
- the LOC135209651 gene encoding uroporphyrinogen-III synthase-like isoform X2 yields MKVWLLKSSEEGDDRYADALSTAGLSTIHIPTLTFKFTNQAPLKNALASPGDHSGIIFTSQRAVEAVSQLYSTLNVSCHHQWNDKKVFAIGEATSNAVSRQLKLSTIGKESGNAQQLAPVIFREVPAFDKPLLYPCGNLGRDELPKLLVSQDRDFRALTCYETSEHPQLKSSVQKWMNEEMPMYIVFFSPSGVNFSMQVFKALGFSLNNVKVIAIGPTTNAALVKESIPVFGVCSSPTPEGLLHVIKSPL; encoded by the coding sequence ATGAAGGTATGGCTACTGAAATCAAGTGAGGAGGGAGATGACCGGTATGCTGATGCACTTTCTACTGCGGGCTTATCGACAATACACATACCTACATTGACATTCAAATTTACAAATCAAGCTCCTCTGAAGAATGCTTTGGCAAGCCCAGGAGATCATAGTGGCATTATATTCACCAGTCAGAGGGCTGTAGAAGCAGTTTCCCAGCTTTATAGTACCCTGAATGTGAGCTGCCATCATCAGTGGAATGACAAGAAAGTCTTTGCTATTGGTGAAGCAACGTCCAATGCAGTTTCGAGACAGTTGAAATTGAGTACCATTGGGAAGGAATCTGGAAATGCCCAGCAGCTAGCACCTGTCATTTTCAGAGAAGTACCTGCTTTTGATAAACCTCTTCTCTATCCATGTGGTAATTTAGGAAGAGATGAATTGCCAAAATTATTGGTCAGCCAAGACAGAGATTTCAGGGCCCTTACTTGCTACGAAACTTCAGAACATCCACAGTTGAAATCTTCTGTTCAGAAATGGATGAATGAGGAAATGCCAATGTATATAGTATTTTTCAGTCCATCTGGTGTTAATTTCTCAATGCAGGTATTTAAAGCATTAggattttctttgaataatgtcaaGGTTATTGCCATAGGGCCAACAACAAATGCAGCATTAGTCAAGGAAAGCATTCCTGTGTTTGGCGTTTGTTCATCGCCAACACCAGAGGGCCTTTTGCATGTTATCAAAAGTCCTCTTTAG